In Bacteroidales bacterium, a single window of DNA contains:
- a CDS encoding ABC transporter permease, with protein MKTLKLYYRSLSRNKVFSLISIGGFSLSLAVVVLLLSFIRSEKQYDSSIPEVGKIYRILTNDHFSRIPEQSRDKLLSEFPQVSAATKVLINPSPVLYKEQNFDMRVVHTDSGFFRVFSLPVLSGQRDHLFRDPHQAVLTRSAARKIFG; from the coding sequence ATGAAAACCCTCAAACTCTATTACCGGTCCCTGAGCAGGAACAAAGTATTTTCCCTGATCTCCATTGGTGGGTTTTCGCTGAGTCTGGCTGTGGTGGTATTGCTGCTCTCCTTTATCCGCTCCGAAAAACAATACGATTCATCCATTCCTGAAGTGGGAAAAATCTACCGGATCCTGACCAACGATCATTTTTCCCGCATCCCTGAACAGTCCCGCGACAAACTGCTGAGCGAGTTCCCCCAGGTAAGTGCTGCCACCAAAGTGTTAATTAATCCATCTCCAGTGCTGTATAAGGAACAAAATTTTGACATGCGGGTGGTGCATACCGATTCAGGCTTCTTCCGGGTTTTCTCCCTTCCGGTGCTGTCCGGACAAAGAGATCATTTATTCCGCGATCCTCATCAGGCTGTTCTGACCCGGAGTGCTGCCCGGAAGATCTTTGGGTAA